A region of Candidatus Neomarinimicrobiota bacterium DNA encodes the following proteins:
- a CDS encoding OmpA family protein — protein sequence MSDRKIEAPKNFWAITYADMVTLLLTFFVLTLIIVNEAQSNIYRVIDVLLDETKKDIESYIRESRLKNLIKVTRDTKGVKLLMSSSIVFNINEAEIKNEFKPILRNIGYIIGQSRLLNLDRYPELNRFERILKKEGINLDVEIRVEGHTDNLPIRSGKYKNNWELSTARALNVVKFLIENTGIPEKYFSAMGYGEFRPIASNNTPTGRAKNRRVEIYVDADLTRR from the coding sequence ATGTCTGACAGAAAAATAGAGGCTCCTAAGAACTTCTGGGCTATAACATATGCTGATATGGTTACCCTCCTATTAACGTTTTTTGTTCTTACTCTAATAATTGTTAATGAAGCACAGAGCAACATATACAGGGTAATAGATGTTTTACTTGATGAGACAAAAAAAGATATAGAATCTTATATAAGGGAATCAAGGCTTAAGAATTTGATAAAAGTCACAAGAGACACCAAAGGTGTAAAGTTATTAATGAGTAGTTCAATTGTCTTTAACATAAATGAAGCAGAAATAAAAAATGAATTTAAGCCAATATTGAGAAATATTGGCTACATAATAGGACAGTCAAGACTGCTGAACCTTGATAGATATCCCGAACTTAATCGTTTTGAAAGGATTCTGAAGAAAGAAGGTATCAATCTTGATGTGGAAATCAGGGTCGAAGGACATACCGATAATTTGCCTATACGTTCTGGTAAATATAAAAATAACTGGGAATTATCCACTGCCAGAGCATTAAATGTTGTAAAGTTTCTGATAGAAAATACAGGGATACCGGAAAAATATTTCAGTGCAATGGGCTATGGGGAATTTCGACCAATTGCTAGTAATAATACTCCAACAGGTAGAGCAAAGAATCGGCGTGTAGAGATCTACGTTGATGCTGATCTGACACGAAGATAA
- the eno gene encoding phosphopyruvate hydratase, which translates to MSEIIDVIAREILDSRGNPTIEVDVITESGFFGRAAVPSGASTGEHEALELRDGDKERYNGKGVLKAVQNVNEIIGPKLIGISVLEQPYIDNLMLELDGTENKSKFGANAILGVSLAVAKAAAAYCGLPLYQYIGGTNAKVMPVPLMNILNGGKHADNNVDLQEFMVAPVGASSFKEALRMGVEVFHALKSVLKSKGLNTSVGDEGGFAPDLKSNIEALDVMMEAIEKAGYKAGDDIFIALDPASSEFYNTNTKKYELKSEEKELTSEEMVAYYKNIVEKYPVFSIEDGLAEDDWDGWKIMVKELGDRIQIVGDDLIVTNVKRIKRAIEEKAINSVLIKLNQIGTLTETLDSINMAHRAGFTAVISHRSGETEDTTIADLAVAVNAGQIKTGSGCRTDRICKYNQLLRIEEELGDMATYQGKNVLKR; encoded by the coding sequence GTGAGCGAAATAATTGATGTAATTGCAAGAGAAATACTGGATTCAAGGGGTAATCCTACAATTGAAGTTGATGTAATTACTGAAAGTGGCTTTTTCGGTAGAGCTGCTGTTCCTTCAGGTGCCTCAACTGGTGAACATGAGGCATTAGAGTTACGTGATGGTGATAAAGAAAGGTACAATGGTAAAGGGGTATTAAAAGCTGTTCAGAATGTTAATGAAATAATCGGACCAAAATTAATTGGTATTAGTGTCCTTGAACAGCCGTACATTGATAATCTGATGCTTGAGCTTGATGGAACCGAGAATAAGTCGAAATTCGGAGCCAATGCTATTCTGGGAGTTTCGCTGGCAGTAGCGAAGGCTGCAGCTGCCTACTGTGGTCTCCCTCTTTATCAGTATATTGGTGGAACAAATGCAAAAGTAATGCCTGTTCCATTAATGAATATTTTAAATGGTGGGAAACATGCCGATAATAATGTTGATCTACAGGAGTTTATGGTAGCACCCGTGGGTGCAAGTTCATTCAAGGAAGCGTTAAGAATGGGTGTGGAAGTGTTTCACGCATTGAAAAGTGTATTGAAGTCAAAAGGGTTGAATACATCCGTGGGGGACGAAGGTGGTTTTGCTCCTGATCTTAAGTCTAATATTGAAGCCCTTGATGTTATGATGGAGGCTATTGAGAAGGCAGGTTATAAGGCTGGGGATGATATATTTATAGCACTTGATCCAGCGTCTTCAGAGTTCTATAATACAAATACAAAGAAATATGAACTAAAATCTGAAGAGAAAGAGTTAACGTCTGAGGAGATGGTAGCTTATTATAAAAATATTGTTGAGAAATATCCCGTTTTCTCAATTGAAGATGGTCTTGCAGAGGATGACTGGGATGGATGGAAAATAATGGTGAAAGAACTGGGAGATAGGATTCAGATAGTCGGTGATGACCTCATTGTAACAAACGTTAAAAGAATTAAAAGAGCGATTGAAGAGAAAGCTATTAACTCGGTATTAATAAAACTTAATCAGATAGGTACTCTGACTGAGACACTTGATTCTATAAATATGGCTCATAGAGCTGGATTTACGGCTGTTATTTCCCATCGGTCTGGAGAGACGGAAGATACTACAATTGCTGATCTGGCAGTAGCGGTAAATGCTGGACAGATAAAGACTGGGTCAGGATGTAGGACCGATAGAATTTGTAAGTATAATCAGCTTTTAAGAATAGAAGAAGAACTTGGTGACATGGCGACTTATCAGGGTAAAAATGTTTTAAAAAGATGA
- a CDS encoding MotA/TolQ/ExbB proton channel family protein produces MDLTTLFGIISGIGLIIFAIFAKEGAANYFWDYPSLLLVLGGTLAATFVNYPFKVVWRVFKVLKNVFKREKLKYEEVIDQFVKLSDKVRKNSIVSLEEDLPNIEDAFMRNGLELAINEKNPDRLRNYLQLELSNMRKRHQLGQEIFFYMGTYAPAFGMVGTIIGLIVMLKNFTVSTGVAGGIDALLETINFDITAQFKELLGGMGMALLTTFYGLILANLLFIPIGGKLKRRSEEEIMLKEVMIEGILCLHNREHPLIVKEKLITFVPMKEREKETLNNV; encoded by the coding sequence ATGGATTTAACAACTTTATTTGGAATTATTAGTGGTATTGGTCTTATTATTTTTGCGATTTTTGCCAAGGAGGGTGCTGCAAACTATTTCTGGGATTATCCGTCTCTATTACTGGTGCTTGGTGGGACACTTGCTGCGACATTTGTTAATTATCCGTTCAAGGTTGTATGGCGTGTATTCAAAGTACTGAAAAATGTATTTAAGAGAGAAAAGTTGAAATATGAAGAGGTTATAGATCAATTTGTTAAATTGTCAGATAAAGTTAGAAAAAATAGTATAGTTTCACTCGAAGAGGATCTGCCAAATATTGAAGATGCTTTTATGAGAAATGGACTTGAATTAGCTATTAATGAAAAGAACCCCGACAGATTAAGAAATTATCTTCAACTTGAACTGTCGAATATGAGAAAGAGACATCAGCTTGGGCAGGAGATATTTTTCTATATGGGCACATATGCACCGGCTTTTGGTATGGTTGGAACCATTATCGGTCTTATAGTAATGCTGAAAAATTTTACAGTATCTACTGGTGTAGCGGGTGGCATAGATGCTCTTCTTGAAACAATAAATTTTGACATAACGGCTCAATTTAAAGAATTGCTTGGTGGTATGGGGATGGCTCTACTTACGACATTTTATGGGTTAATTTTAGCCAATCTTTTATTTATCCCGATTGGAGGTAAGCTTAAAAGAAGGTCTGAGGAAGAAATTATGCTTAAGGAGGTAATGATTGAGGGAATTTTATGCCTGCATAATAGAGAACACCCACTTATTGTCAAAGAAAAGTTGATAACCTTTGTCCCTATGAAAGAAAGGGAAAAGGAGACTCTAAATAATGTCTGA
- a CDS encoding glycosyltransferase, giving the protein MNSELVSVIIPTYNRVSFLTRAIESVLNQTYRNIELIIVDDGSEDKTEKVIKKYAGLLKYIRIPHSGVSAARNTGIKHAKGKWISFLDSDDYWLEKKLEIQMNYMKENTHYLISQTDEVWIRHGKRVNPMNKHKKYEGWIFFQSLPLCIISPSAVVIHKKVFKDIGYFDERFPVCEDYDLWLRVTLKYPVGLINEKLIVKTGGHSTQLSRTFWGMDRYRVLALEKILKARLDDEKRLAVMNEIVKKLKVLSTGRNKRKHLPDIYKPKLEYYKNELEKFKSKIGKI; this is encoded by the coding sequence ATGAATAGCGAACTTGTATCAGTGATAATTCCGACATACAACAGAGTTTCTTTCCTGACACGGGCTATTGAATCAGTATTAAACCAAACCTACAGGAATATTGAACTAATTATAGTAGACGATGGATCAGAGGATAAAACGGAAAAAGTTATTAAAAAATATGCAGGATTATTAAAGTATATTCGCATACCACATTCCGGAGTATCAGCTGCTAGGAATACTGGAATAAAACATGCAAAGGGGAAATGGATATCATTTCTGGATTCAGATGATTACTGGCTTGAGAAAAAACTTGAAATACAAATGAATTATATGAAAGAAAACACTCATTATCTCATATCACAAACCGATGAGGTCTGGATAAGACATGGCAAGCGTGTAAACCCAATGAATAAACATAAAAAATACGAGGGATGGATATTTTTTCAATCACTACCACTCTGCATTATAAGCCCATCAGCTGTGGTAATTCATAAAAAAGTTTTTAAAGACATCGGATATTTTGATGAGAGATTTCCTGTTTGTGAGGATTATGATCTATGGCTTAGAGTCACTTTGAAGTACCCTGTGGGCCTTATTAACGAAAAACTTATAGTAAAAACAGGTGGACATTCCACACAGTTATCCAGAACATTCTGGGGTATGGATAGATACAGAGTACTGGCATTGGAAAAAATTCTCAAAGCTAGACTTGACGATGAAAAAAGGCTTGCAGTCATGAATGAAATTGTAAAAAAATTGAAAGTTTTATCGACTGGCAGAAACAAAAGAAAACATCTGCCTGATATTTATAAACCAAAATTGGAGTATTATAAAAATGAACTCGAAAAATTTAAAAGTAAAATTGGTAAAATTTGA
- a CDS encoding septum formation initiator family protein, which yields MRRTRKYNYSDTEEISSKKLFYLLVIILGLCIFIITFVASDYSIVQVIKLNKMKKELYSEINQLKMQQDSLKAERLRLERDLEYIEKIARERYRMVKKGERVFKVIEK from the coding sequence ATGAGAAGGACCAGAAAATATAATTATAGCGATACGGAGGAAATAAGTAGTAAGAAACTATTTTATCTCTTGGTTATTATTCTGGGATTATGTATCTTTATCATTACATTTGTTGCGAGCGATTACAGTATTGTACAAGTAATAAAGTTAAATAAAATGAAGAAGGAACTTTATTCTGAAATAAATCAATTGAAAATGCAGCAGGATTCCCTCAAGGCGGAGCGGCTCCGCCTTGAGAGGGATCTCGAATACATAGAGAAAATTGCCAGAGAAAGGTATCGAATGGTAAAAAAAGGTGAGAGGGTTTTTAAAGTAATTGAAAAATAG